One segment of Schistocerca cancellata isolate TAMUIC-IGC-003103 chromosome 2, iqSchCanc2.1, whole genome shotgun sequence DNA contains the following:
- the LOC126162417 gene encoding 40S ribosomal protein S8, which produces MGISRDHWHKRRATGGKRKPLRKKRKFELGRPAANTKLGPRRIHTVRTRGGNKKYRALRLDQGNFAWGSEGCTRKTRIIDVVYNASNNELVRTKTLVKNAIVVIDAVPFRQWYESHYALPLGRKKGAKLTPEDEEILNKKRSKKVEKKYKARQRLAKVEPALEEQFQASRVLACISSRPGQCGRADGYILEGKELEFYIRKTKAKKGK; this is translated from the exons ATGG GTATATCCCGGGACCATTGGCATAAGAGGAGAGCTACCGGAGGGAAAAGAAAGCCGCTCCGGAAGAAGAGGAAGTTTGAGTTGGGCAGACCTGCAGCAAATACGAAA CTTGGTCCAAGGCGTATCCACACTGTCCGCACCAGGGGTGGTAACAAGAAATATCGTGCTCTGAGGTTGGACCAGGGGAACTTTGCGTGGGGATCTGAAG GTTGCACACGAAAAACGCGTATCATTGATGTTGTGTATAATGCTTCCAACAATGAACTAGTAAGAACAAAAACATTGGTGAAGAATGCCATTGTAGTGATTGATGCTGTACCATTTAGACAGTGGTACGAATCCCATTATGCTCTGCCACTTGGAAGGAAGAAGGGAGCTAAATTG actccagaggatgaagaaattctgaataaaaagagatcAAAGAAAGTGGAAAAGAAATACAAAGCTCGACAGCGCTTGGCGAAAGTTGAACCTGCACTGGAAGAGCAGTTCCAGGCATCTAGAGTGCTTG cgtgtaTTTCTAGTCGACCTGGTCAGTGTGGGCGTGCAGATGGATACATCCTCGAAGGGAAAGAACTGGAATTCTACATAAGGAAAACAAAAGCTAAAAAGGGCAAATAA